GTCAGATCGATTCAGTGCGCGTCTGACCAGGACTGAGGCGCCGCTATAACCCGCCGATCCGCCGGCAGCCGTCTGTGTGAGCCGCCCGCTGCGCCGCCGCCGGCTCCTGGAGACAAAGGAGGCACACTTGACCAGAGCTTCTCCACGTGGCGGTCAGGCCGCACGCCACGTTTAACCACAGAGACGACCCGAAGGACACGAGGATGACCTGGAAAACCGTTGACGTTTTTTTACATCCATGAAAATGGGAAACGTTCAGAGTTCGGGTCATGTGACTCAAAGAAACGGGCGGGAAAAGATTCTCtcagaaagaaaagattttttcaCATTAGAAAAGCCGTTTCTTAAAGATCAGAATCAGAACCTCTAAAGCGGACCAGAAACCAGACGAGGATCAGCATTAACCAGATGCTGCCGGATCAGGatcaaacaggattttcatcatcttcatccagagtcttcctcctcttcacaGCGTCTGCAGGTCCTCTGGATCTGTGTTTGAGGCTAAATCATGACTCAGCAGATCCTGGCGTCGCCGGTTCGGATCGGGTTCTGATTCCAGCAGAAAGAGGCGGGTCTCTGAAGAACTTCCTGACGTCTGAAGGTTTTCTCCtctggatcagaaaaccagttTGTCCCAAAAATGTTCTCAGGAGCTTTTCTGAAAAaccagaaaagcaaaaactggatgaaggaaaatgaagacctgAGACCACCATCCACAGTCCAGACTGGAGCCTGGACTGGATCTGAACCagatttaaatctaaactgaaTCTGAACTGAATTGAACCTGAATTAGATTTGAATTTGATGGGATCTGAACCAGATCCAGATCTAAATCTAAACCTGATCTGGATCTGAATCTGAACAGGATTTAAACTAGATCTTAACTTAACCTGGACCTAAACTAGAACTGAACCTGAATTAGATCTTAACCTGAGCTGGATCTAAATCTAAACCACATCTGGACCTGAACCTGAACTGGATCTGAACCAGTTAAACTCCAGAATCGTTTGACTTCAGacgtttatttgatttaaaatgttttcattaaaaaacaaattgaaataaatctttcTCATCACTGTAAACCCTCCAGCTGAAAAGCATCCGATCCAAACGGCTTCAGGAGTTCTGATGAGTCAGCAGGAACGGAATTCAATCAGCAGCTCCAACAGGTGGAGGAGAGAACCAGGAGCAGCAAAAACTACAGGTAAACGGGGGAGGGGGGCTCAGGACGTCACCTTCAAGTCTAGAACGTTCTTTGTGACAAAAGTAGAGGACTCCTCCTCTGTGAAGGCTCCTCCTCTGTAAAGACTCCTCCTCTTTGAAGGTTCCTCCTCTGTGAAGACTCCTCCTCTGTGAAGGTTCCTCCTCTATGAAGGCTCCTCCTCTGTGAAGGCTCCTCCTCTGTGAAGGCTCCTCCTCTGTGAAGGTTCCTCCTCTGTAAAGACTCCTCCTCTATGAAGGTTCCTCCTCTGTGAAGGTTCCTCCTCTGTAAAGACTCCTCCTCTGTGAAGGCTCCTCCTCTGTGAAGGCTCCTCCTCTGTGAAGGTTCCTCCTCTGTGAAGGCTCCTCCTCTGTGAAGACTCCTCCTCTGTGAAGACTCCTCCTCTGTGAAGGTTCCTCCTCTGTGAAGGCTCCTCCTCTGTGAAGGTTCCTTCTCTCTAAAGACTCCGCCTCTCTAAAGGCTCCTCCTCTCTAAAGACTCCTCCTCTCTAAAGACTCCTCCTCTCTAAAGACTCCTCCTCTCTAAAGACTCCTCCTCTGTAAAGGTTCTTTCTCTCTAAAGACTCCGCCTCTGTAAAGGCTCCTCCTCTCTAAAGACTCCTCCTCTCTTCGTTCCATCTGAGGAGCTTCTACTTCACCAACAAGATTCATGATGATTTGAAAGAAAACCAGAtaaaaagtgacagaaatgACGCCGGCGGCAGGATTTCATCTGAAGCCGGGTCGGTACCTGCAGGTTCTCCGGGTCTTCACCGCGATGTCCTCTCTGGACTCTGTGAGGAGACGGAGGCAGAAGTCCGACCAGCTGAGCCTGGAAGGACTGGAGATGAAAGGAAAGATCAAACGGACGAAGAGAAcgaataaaaacactaaatatgaaaaatggaaacaataaaagttcaacttctttgttaaaaaagtaaaaatctaagaGCAGAAATGATGAGAAGTGAAGCTGAATTCTAAACGatgttgaacaaaaataaaagctaaaataatcgACTTAAAGCTAAAACCAACAAAGAGTTTCTGAGAGTTTTCTGTTTCAGGTTTCAAAGTCTTCTAAGGAGCTGAATGAAAGTTTCTGGGAGTTTAACAGAATCTCTGTGGCTCTAAACAAACTCGACGGAAACCGTTCAGAACTTCAGAACTTCACGGATCACCTCCAGCAGCTGTGAGGACAGACGAGACATCTGAGCTTTCAGAGCTTCGTTCTCCAGACGAAGATCCTCCAGAGCCGAGCTGCAGCCTCCTTCAGCCTGGAGCCGGAGGGAGGttcatggaaaacaaaaacacaggtTCAGACCTTCAGATCTGGACCTTCGGATCCAGAACCTTTGGATCCGGAACCTTCAGATCTGGAACCTTTAGATCCAGACCCTTTAGATCCAGACCTTTAGATCCAGACCTTCAAATCCTGAAAACTTCAGATCCAGACCCTTCGGATCCAGACCCTTCGGATCCAGAACCTTATGATCCAGAACCTTCTGGTCCAGACATTCAGATCCAGACCCTTCAGATCCAGAACCTTCAGATCAGGAACCTTATGATCCAGAACCTTCTGGTCCGGACCTTCAGATCTGGACCTTCACATCCGGACCTTCAGATCCAGGACCTTCAGATCCAGACCTTCTTGGGCCTCAGATCCCGTCGTGGACCGTGGTCGTACCTGCTCCCGTTGCACCTCCAGCTCCCGCTTCAGCGCGGCGTTCTCCTGCTCCAGCGCCTTCAGCGCAGACGTCTGCCCGGCCGGTTTGTGTTTGCTGAGGGTCAGGACGGCGCCGTCCAGCTGGTGGATCTGAGGATCAGCGGCAGGCGGGTTTTCACGTCTGCAGCGCGTGACGGCGACAggcggagggggcggggcttacctTCTCTCTGGCCTGCAGCAGCTCGTTTCGGAGGCCGCGCGCGTCGGCCTGCAGACGCTCGTTCTCCTGCCGCAGCAGACGCTGCTCCTGCTCCTTCAGCCGGACCGCCTCCTTCTTACCGTGGCTCTGCAGACCGCCGGTGTGCAGCGCTGCTTCCAGGGAGTGGTTCTGCCAGCAAACACACAGGTGAGTTCTGAGGGGGAGCAGCGGCGAGGAGGAGGGACCTGCAGACAGAGCGCTCACCTTCTCCTGAACGTGGAGCAGCTTCTTGTGCAGCAGCGCCACCTCCCGTTTCAGGGAGTCCTTCTCCTGCTGGGAGCCTTTTAGCTCCGCCTTCAGCCGGGTGCTCTGCCGCGTGGCGGCCTGGAGGTTGTCCTCCACCGCCTTCACCTGGAAGGTAAAACCAACGTCCAGTTATGAGGAAACAGCAAAACTGAAGAAAGCAGGTTTGGGGAGGAGGTACCTTCTCCTGAGCTTTAGCCAGCTGGTTCTGGAGAACCGCCGTCTCTTTATCGGCGTTCTGGCGCTCCGCTAGGATCTGGCTGAGCCGACTCTCCATCACCTCCATCCTGGCGGCCTGGAGAAGGAAAGCGTCCTTCATGACGGCGGCGGGAGGATCTGCCGGACAGAGACGAGGCTCACCTTCTCCCGGAGCGTCTGGGACAGCTGCAGGTTCCTGTCCTCCAGCTGCGCCGAGTCCTCCAGAGCTTTGgtaagctccgcctccagggCCGACACACACGCCGCCACCTGACACAGAGCGGGCTCGGTTAGCAAGACGCCACAGCGGGAGGAGACGAGGACGCCACGCCCCCCGCTCACCCTGGCGTTCCCCTCCGCCggaagcccctccctcctctcctccagctgcagccgcAGACTCTCCAGGTCAGCGGCGCTCTGGGCGTTCCTCTCCGTCAGAAGGCCGTTCTCGTCCTCCAGCTGTCGGCTCTGCAAACAGAGATCCAAAGTCAGAACGTCGACGGTTCTGATCAACCAAACTAAAGTTTCTGGATTTCAATTTATGGatttaaattcatgtttgtgttttttattcataaatatggcGTCCAAAGTGTGTCCAACAACAAACATGATTCTGTTTATAAGTAAATAGTTTGATGAAGATCTAAAACGGTTTgagttattaaaatgtttttgtttggattcTGATCGTCTGATTGATCACTTGATTGATGGTCTGATTGATCATTTGATTGATGGTCTGATTGATCATTTGATTGATCGTCTGATTGATCGCCTGATTGATCGTCTGGTTTATGGTGTGATTGATCATTTGATTCATCGTCTGATCGATTGTCTGATTGATCGTCTGGTTTGTGGTGTGATTGATGGTCTGATTGATCACTTGATTGATGGTCTGATTGATCGTCTGGTTTGTGGTGTGATTGATGGTCTGATTGATCATTTGATTGATCGCCTGATTGATCGTCTGGTTTATGGTGTGATTGATCATTTGATTTATCGTCTGATCGATTGTCTGATTGATCATCTGATTGATCGTCTGGTTTGTGGTCTGATTGATGGTCTAATTCCagacaactccaggcctcgaggcccgtgctcctgcatgttttcccacatacctgctctggcatgttctgattggctggacacacctgaaccaggtgatcagtcatgagtagagcTCGGATATCTGGACGTCATGAGGAcaatgcggccctcgaggcctggagttgcctatgcCTGCTCTAATTGGTCATGTGACCATCGGATCCTCCGGTCTGGATCCTGACCTGTCTCCTGAAGCTCTCAGCGGCTCTCTGGGCCGCAGACTTCTCCTTCTTCAGCCGCTCCAGCGTTTGCCTGGAAGCAGAAACGGTTGATGAGGAACCAGAGGAGGCCGAGGAgccgtgacctctgacctctggcggcttacagcagctcctcctggCTCAGGTCTCCTTCCTTCAGAGCGCTGATCCTCTTCCGGAGGGCCTGGTTTTCCTGAGCCAGACGGCCGGCTTCGGATCTGGAAGAAGATCAGAAGAAGATCAGGAGAAGATCAGGAGAAGATCAGAAGAAGATCAGGAGAAGATCAGGAGAAGTTCGaggataaacagaaaaatctgacgtaaaaaaactttttttctagaaaaggTCCAGAGATCTATGGAGGGCAACCACAGCGGGGGAGAGCGGCAGCAGGTCTACGGGGGGGGCGGGCCGGGGTCTAGGCTCCTCCCTGTTACCTATGCGCTCGGGTCTGCTGGCTCAGCGAGTGGGCGTGGTCCTGCAGCTGCGCGATGGATCTGCGCAGACGGAGGTTCTGGCTCTCAAACGCCCTGCAGCTGTCCTCCAGGCTGGACGCCTCCTCCGAGTCAGCAGGAggctcctccagctcctccagctcctcctgctcgCTCGGCAGCAGGAGGAGCCGGGAGTTCTCCTCATCCATGAGGAGCTGATCCCGGGAATCCTGGAAGAGTTTCAGCTTCCGCTCCAGCTGAGCGTTCTGCTCCTTCAGTTTGAGGTTTTGCCAGATGCAGTCGTCATGCTGGACCtggagctccgcctccttcGTCTCCAGCTCCCGGAGGTGCTCCAGCAGGAGGAGCATCTGGACCTTCAGGGTGCAGTTCTCCTCCAGAGCTTGATGGGACGTTTGGGCTTTCTCGCTGTGGTGATCCAGCAGGTTCTCCAGGATTTCCGTTTTCTGCCGGAGCAAAGCGATCTTCTGGTGGAGGAGCAGGTTCTCCTCCTGTGAGGAGCGACACAGAGCCTGCAGTCTGAGGAGAAGGTCCTCCTGCGTCTCATGTGCACATTCCAGGTGGTTTCCATCCACCTCAGCTTCCTCCCCAGAGTCCTCCTGGAGGTCACGCGTCTCCTCCGGCGAGGAGGCCACAACCACAGTCTCATGATGCTCCTCACCTTCCTGGGGAGACCTCCCGTCCGCCGCGCTCTCTGCTTCAACAACTACTTTGTTTTTTGAGGTTTCGGCATAAAAATAAACGTCAGGAGATCCTGAGCAGCGATCACAGGACCCCCGTTCCCACGCTTCCTGGTAGAGCTCCAGGCTCGGATTCGGAACGACCTCGGCAGCAGAAACCCGGCTCTCCTCCGGCAGGATGTGGTCTTCATCACGTAAGGTCTGAAAGGCCTCCTGGTCCACATCTCCTGCAGAAGTGGAGGGAAGAACCTCCTTCTCGGTTCTGTTTTCCAGCGTTGCTCCTTCAGCAGGATTCAGAACCCGTCgcagctcctcctgcagctctccTACTCTCTCTCGGAGCTCGTCTCTTTCTGCTCGGAGCTCCTCAGCATCTCCAACGTCTTGAAACCGTTTCaggtcctcctgcagctcctccttttCCACCGTGAAGTCTGCGGCGGCCTGCTGGAGGAGtgtctccagctcctccaccttCAGCCTGCAGGCGCCGCGCTCGGCCAGCAGCTCCGCGGCGTGCCGCTCGgagctcctcctctcctcctccagcttctcctgcAGCTCAGAGATGCTCTGGAGGAGCTGCTCCCGCTCCCGTTGGAAGTTCTCCGCAGTCTGGCTGAGCAGGAGCTGCGTCTGCAGAGCTTCACCGTCCGTCTGCGTGAGGAGGAGGTGCTGCTCCTGCAGCCGGCCGTGGAGGTCGTTCAGCTGCATGCTCAGCTGGATCTCCGTGGTCTGAGCTTTGCTTGAggcctcctccagctcctcctgcaggagtttGTTCTCCATCCTCAGCGCCTCCTTCTCTGCTCTGTGAAGGCTCTCCTGCTCCTgcgttctcctcctctcctgctccACGGCCTCCTCCATGGCTGCTCTCTGCTCCTCCACAgctctctgcagctcctcctcccaGAGGAGCTTCTGCTGGAGCTGCTCCTCAGACAGAACCTGCAGCCGGTTCTGGTAGTTCTGCTCCAGCTTCAGGATGTCGGCTCGGAAACGCTCGGCGGCAGATTCCTGATCGCAGGAGAGACGAGCTTCCAGGTCTCTGATCCGCTGCGTGAAGCTGCTCTGCACCTCCTTCCTGCGGAGCAACAGCCCTTTCTTTTCCAGAGGAGAACTCCTCAAACCGGAGCCGCCACAAACGGTTATTCAAACGGTCGACTCATCGacgattatttttctgattagtccactaatcggGTCACGTGAAAccgtcttaaccatcattagctttaaactacaaataaagacaattaagatgattaaactttattaaacctctaatgaatcctgcagcttctgtccttcactagtttatgggattaaaacaagattagaTCAAATGAGGTCCGAATCTGAAAcaaagaactatttttcactaaaatagttctcactgactcaaatacaactagaaaagtcgcattaGCTGCAATAACGTTTGTTCAtttttcggcttttccctttcggggtcgccacagcgtaacagcacccactgctTCGGATCAatgagtttttacgccggatgcccttcctgacacaaccctgtacttgaggggcacagggacccagttaggcagcagcgtcaagggtctaaggacccaatctgggtggggatcagtggacaaccctgggaatcgaacccagggctccttaGTGgcagcccactgagccaccaaGCCGCATTACCTGAAGTGATGCTCGtgtgaaagctttttgctgaaagtaatcgctgaagatgctaaaatgaagacgcaattgactttaattactgaagagatttgctgtaaatacaaaaactatttgtaaaatgttacatttgctcaAATACTGGAAATTTCGTTAAAACACTATGAAAGAGTGTTTAactaaatgtatgaaaaaaaatgtagtaaagttgctTAAAATCCGTAATACAAGCCAGTTTGGAAAAATATCTCgtgttacttaaatatgagctaaactccaaaggagcctaaaattcctcagcagATCGGTCtgattagccaaaaatgttagcatgttgctaaaatattagctaaactgcaatgttttttgaaaattactatattttttttttttattactataaaaaatggtaaacataaccatgaatatatttaagggtttgttgctaatctacttaaaacattgaaatttgaagactctctcattcatttcccatgaggaatattttgctcaatatttcaaaaactataaagtttatgcagtaatgtcctgaaggaTTTGATaacaagattactgaaatctctGACGGAGTGATTGAGtttgtgctgaaaaacgtacggaaaagAGAATCACTTAAAAAGGTAAATGTTTTGGTGCTgaactcacaactttgttcaacttcacTACAGTCTGACTCCATTTAACATAAAGTAGCaactaatcgacttttaaattagtcgattagttgGCGACTATTTTACGAGTGGATTGGTGGCGGATTCGTCGACTGGTCGTAGCAGCTCGACCTCCAACCAAACCTGGGAATGAAGCGGATCCCAAAGCCGGACTCACCTCTCCAGAGCCACGTCGTCCCGCAGCCTCTGCAGCTCGCCGCTCAGCGCGCTCCGCTCCTCGCCGTGTTTGACGCTCAGCTCCTTCACCGCCTCCCTGTGCCGCGCCTCCATCCGCTCCTTCTCCTCCGCCGCCTCCTTCTCCATCCGCTCCTTCTCCTCTGCCGCTTCCTTCTCCATCCGCTCCTTCTCCTCTTCAAGCTTCTCCTTCTCCTGGCTCAGCCGCTCCTGGATCATCCCTTCGTAgtcctcctccagctgcagcttctcctcctcccACGCCTCCCTCAGCCTCCTCTCCTTCTGCTCAGACTGCTCCTGCAGCTCGAGGATCCTCCTGCGCAGAACCTCCTCATGATGCTCCTCCAGCTGAGCCCGCTCCCTGTCCCACGCCTCCCTCAAGCTgccctccttctcctcctgctccctGACCAGCCTCAGCATCTCCTCCTCCAGGAGCTCCTGCAGGGTCTCATTCCTCTGCTGGTCCAGCCGAGCCTTCTCCTCCTCCCACTCCTCAGTCAACCTCCTCACCAGtcctcctttctcctcctcaAACTTCACCTTCACCTCCTCCAGTCTGACTCGCAGGAGGTTTTCATGGGTTTCTTCCAGAGCTCCTTTCTCCTGCTCCCACCCAGCTGATAACCTCCTCTCTAGCTCATCCATCTCCTCCTGTAGCTCCGCTCTggcctcctgcagctcctcctgctcctctttcagCTTCCTGATCTCCTCAGCATGCTgctccttcagctcctccatcTCACTGAGAAGTTGGAGTTTCTCCTCCGTCCGCTGGACCTCCAGGatcttcagctgctcctccaggtcTGCAGAGACCCGCAGcgcctccagcagctgctgtctgagctgctcctcttctcctcctgcGGCCGGCTTTGGCTCCAcatgctggttctggttctggacgcTGAGCATCTCCTCCCGCAGAGCTCTGAGCTCCTGCTGGTACCGAAGGCTCAAAGACGCTTCCTGCTCCTCATgaacctcctgctgctcctccagccTCCTGTTGAACTCATTGACCTGCAGCCAGAAAAGAACAGCAGGAGTCAGAGGAGGAGAACTTCCTCAGGTTCTGCCGTTAGGCTCctgatgacctctgacccccgCAGCTCCTTAAACTCAACTCTGAAGAGAAAACGACTGAAAGGagcaaaatgatcaaataactgaagaaaactatgaaaaacactcaaaataaaagctggtaaaaactggaaaatgattCTGAAACGTTTGAACACAAAGTGactcaataaaaacagattaaacatAACGAGctgaagaaaaaattaaaagattatcTCAAATTCTGAAGATGTAACACATTAACGGTTAacttgacaaataaaaatgtcaaaactgtttGTTATTGTGAAACTGACTTTAAATGCAGGAAACATGTAAGACAAGGAAAACACGAGGAAATAAGAATGatataaaagttaaattaacCAACATAGACGAGACTGGAAACGACAAGAACGCTGCTAACGACGTTAATGAAGCTAAAGTAACTGAAAAAAGATCTTTAGTAAATTCACcaaaatatggtttaaaaaaagctccaaaatatttaaaaactaagacGAATGGCTGAAAAACtcaatcaaaattttaaaataggcaaaacttttctaaaagagTCGTTTTTGGACGTGTAATACAAAATAgaacaacaaaaatgctaaaaaaataaaaactgcatttaaggCATTtcaatattcaaaaatataaatccacagaaaaagtcaaatttatgctcaaatgtaaaattagtctgaaaatgaaggaaaaaagttcaaatgctgttattattatttatattattatgttCTTAAGTTGCAGcatgaaatgttttttgcttgaaataaacttaataaaacataaaatacaacaatttcCACCAGCACAGATATCTTTTGTTAAgtgttaaaaagctaaaataaataaaaaatgatgttaaattTGTTGGCCAGAAAATCTAAATCAGTCAGAACATAGAAACTCCAACCAAGAGTTTAAAATGAGGCCAAACAGGAAGAAGCTGAAAGTGAGAAACAAACGGAACCTAAAAACCTTCATGATGGAGAAACATCCAAACGTTTCCTAAATGCTGATTGGACAGAAGAAAGCTGGACCCTGACGTCACCAACAGGAAGTCATCGTCATCTTCAGGTCTCTGCAGCTTCAGACTCACTTTGACCTCCAGCTGGTGGTGaagctcctccacctgcaggagGTGCTGCTCCTTCAGCCGCTCCAGCATCATCTCCGCCTCCAGGCTCATGCTGAACGGCTGCGCCTCCTCGGAGCCGATCCCTGCAGACAGTCATCGGTCAGGAACAGACGGGAGTTCTGCTCCATCAGCGGGTCTTCAGGTACCTGGGTCGGACTCCATCCCCGGGCTTTGGCTCTCCAGCTCCTCGGACAGAGCTTTGTGGGGGTGGGCGTGGCCTTTGCTGAGGGCGTGGACGTCCTGCAGCTCCGACTGCAGCTCATCGATGCggtcctgcagctcctgcaacCGCAGCGGGCGttagaggaggagaggagacgGCCGGACGAGGAGGCGCAGTCGGACCTACCCGGCACTGAGCTTCGTAGCCGCGGCGCAGCTGCTGGAGgcgctcctcctgcaggaggaggtccGCACTGCCGGGCTCCAGCTCTCCAAACTGAAGGAGCAAACGAGCAGAAGAATGATCTGCAGCTCAGTGGACAGAAGGTTCTGAAATCCCATCATGCAGTGCGGCGAGCACCTTGTCCTTGCTGAGGTTCTCCAGActcctctgcagcttcagaaTTTGGCTCCGAGCCTCCTCCAGCTTCTCG
The genomic region above belongs to Oryzias melastigma strain HK-1 linkage group LG22, ASM292280v2, whole genome shotgun sequence and contains:
- the nin gene encoding ninein isoform X1, producing the protein MGDGQEQEERLKEVFESFDASGCGSLTPEELADLCRSLQLEDATPALLHAVLQDQDRPTARVDFQQFKNALIQVLYAAFPGAQEEQEAPPPTASPEIQPKFVKGSKRYGRRSTPEFLEPASGIPDVPDTNSTERGLEDNDDSAVPRKRERWNSQENSSEEFEAEGQMHLWNPDGPSTPRGSVAPLSVRLEAELRHACEELGVAWDGRAARSELLVLCEHLGLELGADALLDPDEQTDVQEFVSRLVTRQQPPTPSASTPYRQLKRHHSTQSFDEGGRRILAFCSGTATPLFSWLDDGAGHAAVESVLEAWMDEGVENGVEILQVLDLELDGKLNLADLTAALESELLGAKSEVLQAALASFRAEIRHLLENVEQEIREKEKIRSDLEKAEKQRTQLASEVDERHAAIERLNSLNLRKLEQEHQERLGSVRSELRKEVEQIQQHAALQREEVEAELAKIKEEESLLRDHLSISLKENRRLETELLDGAEKLEEARSQILKLQRSLENLSKDKFGELEPGSADLLLQEERLQQLRRGYEAQCRELQDRIDELQSELQDVHALSKGHAHPHKALSEELESQSPGMESDPGIGSEEAQPFSMSLEAEMMLERLKEQHLLQVEELHHQLEVKVNEFNRRLEEQQEVHEEQEASLSLRYQQELRALREEMLSVQNQNQHVEPKPAAGGEEEQLRQQLLEALRVSADLEEQLKILEVQRTEEKLQLLSEMEELKEQHAEEIRKLKEEQEELQEARAELQEEMDELERRLSAGWEQEKGALEETHENLLRVRLEEVKVKFEEEKGGLVRRLTEEWEEEKARLDQQRNETLQELLEEEMLRLVREQEEKEGSLREAWDRERAQLEEHHEEVLRRRILELQEQSEQKERRLREAWEEEKLQLEEDYEGMIQERLSQEKEKLEEEKERMEKEAAEEKERMEKEAAEEKERMEARHREAVKELSVKHGEERSALSGELQRLRDDVALERSEAGRLAQENQALRKRISALKEGDLSQEELLQTLERLKKEKSAAQRAAESFRRQSRQLEDENGLLTERNAQSAADLESLRLQLEERREGLPAEGNARVAACVSALEAELTKALEDSAQLEDRNLQLSQTLREKAARMEVMESRLSQILAERQNADKETAVLQNQLAKAQEKVKAVEDNLQAATRQSTRLKAELKGSQQEKDSLKREVALLHKKLLHVQEKNHSLEAALHTGGLQSHGKKEAVRLKEQEQRLLRQENERLQADARGLRNELLQAREKIHQLDGAVLTLSKHKPAGQTSALKALEQENAALKRELEVQREQAEGGCSSALEDLRLENEALKAQMSRLSSQLLESFQAQLVGLLPPSPHRVQRGHRGEDPENLQDERKMRAMEERMKEIELSLHNVKLLLKEKVSQLKDQLHKNGKADVLIKDLYVENAQLVKALEITEQRQKIAEKKNYLLEEKISSLNKIVRDLNPAPSYSYK
- the nin gene encoding ninein isoform X2; translated protein: MGDGQEQEERLKEVFESFDASGCGSLTPEELADLCRSLQLEDATPALLHAVLQDQDRPTARVDFQQFKNALIQVLYAAFPGAQEEQEAPPPTASPEIQPKFVKGSKRYGRRSTPEFLEPASGIPDVPDTNSTERGLEDNDDSAVPRKRERWNSQENSSEEFEAEGQMHLWNPDGPSTPRGSVAPLSVRLEAELRHACEELGVAWDGRAARSELLVLCEHLGLELGADALLDPDEQTDVQEFVSRLVTRQQPPTPSASTPYRQLKRHHSTQSFDEGGRRILAFCSGTATPLFSWLDDGAGHAAVESVLEAWMDEGVENGVEILQVLDLELDGKLNLADLTAALESELLGAKSEVLQAALASFRAEIRHLLENVEQEIREKEKIRSDLEKAEKQRTQLASEVDERHAAIERLNSLNLRKLEQEHQERLGSVRSELRKEVEQIQQHAALQREEVEAELAKIKEEESLLRDHLSISLKENRRLETELLDGAEKLEEARSQILKLQRSLENLSKDKFGELEPGSADLLLQEERLQQLRRGYEAQCRELQDRIDELQSELQDVHALSKGHAHPHKALSEELESQSPGMESDPGIGSEEAQPFSMSLEAEMMLERLKEQHLLQVEELHHQLEVKVNEFNRRLEEQQEVHEEQEASLSLRYQQELRALREEMLSVQNQNQHVEPKPAAGGEEEQLRQQLLEALRVSADLEEQLKILEVQRTEEKLQLLSEMEELKEQHAEEIRKLKEEQEELQEARAELQEEMDELERRLSAGWEQEKGALEETHENLLRVRLEEVKVKFEEEKGGLVRRLTEEWEEEKARLDQQRNETLQELLEEEMLRLVREQEEKEGSLREAWDRERAQLEEHHEEVLRRRILELQEQSEQKERRLREAWEEEKLQLEEDYEGMIQERLSQEKEKLEEEKERMEKEAAEEKERMEKEAAEEKERMEARHREAVKELSVKHGEERSALSGELQRLRDDVALERSEAGRLAQENQALRKRISALKEGDLSQEELLQTLERLKKEKSAAQRAAESFRRQSRQLEDENGLLTERNAQSAADLESLRLQLEERREGLPAEGNARVAACVSALEAELTKALEDSAQLEDRNLQLSQTLREKAARMEVMESRLSQILAERQNADKETAVLQNQLAKAQEKVKAVEDNLQAATRQSTRLKAELKGSQQEKDSLKREVALLHKKLLHVQEKNHSLEAALHTGGLQSHGKKEAVRLKEQEQRLLRQENERLQADARGLRNELLQAREKIHQLDGAVLTLSKHKPAGQTSALKALEQENAALKRELEVQREQAEGGCSSALEDLRLENEALKAQMSRLSSQLLESFQAQLVGLLPPSPHRVQRGHRGEDPENLQRNCLHLSFPTGFRGVLVLMRTVVFSPG